The sequence below is a genomic window from Sander lucioperca isolate FBNREF2018 chromosome 6, SLUC_FBN_1.2, whole genome shotgun sequence.
CACGCAAGCTGATGAGACCTCTTCGACTTCGTAAGGAAATGCATTTCGTGGCATCCCATAGAGCTCTGGGTGCAATGTGGCCACCAGGTCTCCCAGGATTTCCTCTCCCACAGGGGCCACAAACTCCTGATCGATGTCAGCACAGAAGAGGTATTCAACCTCTCTGCCAATTGGGTTCCTGATAGCATCAGCAAGCATGGCCATCCGGCGACGGGCCAATCTGTCCCAACCAGGCAGCTCTGCAACAGGAACCACCCTCAGCTGACGTTTTGGCCCCAACAAAATGGGAGGATCCAGAGAGCGGGGATTGTCCGTGAGAATGTAGTAGGTGACCATCTGACCAGGGAGAAAGTGGATTTCAGCTGATGAGAGGAAACGTCGAACAAACTGGGCATAAGTTCCCAGCACGACGGCCAGCAGACCTGTATGGGTTCCCTGATTTGCAAATTTAGCCCTGCGCCAAGTTGATTTACGGGTGTCACCCCACACTAAAGGAGCACCCCATGGGGTCTCCAGAGGAGTTTGTGGTGCCAGTGCCTTGATGACCTTCACATCTGTCATTACTCTTCCCCTGTCCATTCCCAAGGCATGAAAGATAGGATGAGACGACTCCACACTGACAGCGGCTTTACGTCCATGGAGGAAGTCTGAAGgggcaaaacatatttttatttttttttattttaacaccaCAGTAGTTTTTTGTGTGAGAGATGGTAGACTAGACAGACTGGCCTTATTTCAGCTACTTTTTAACTTTCACTATATGTCTGTGTCTGGAATATTTATAATAATCAGTCACAATCAAgacaaaatgcaaacaaataGACCTTTCtgaacaggacaggacagtatCTACATAGCATGCAACAACAAGGTTGtggtttacatttacattaccaCAAGCACATTTTTCTATGTGCATTTTGTGTCCCGGGACAAAGTGTTACAGTTAGAGTAAAACAAAGTATTCTGTACACTTACATATGATAAGAGACAGGAGAAAACAGTACATAACCAGTTGTATTCTGGTCACTCTGACTGGTCCTGTTTGaaggacaaacacacacgtttATGCAATTATATGAAACCAGTACATGTTGTTATGCTCTTCCAGTAAGCACTTATTACTTATAAATGTTCCTTTAAACCCTGGTAAAAAAAAGACCCAAGCTCATATATGAAAAGAATGTGCTGGTACAAAAATATCACCTTTTGGCAGTGTAGCAACCTGCGATTgcacacataatgtaatctttAAAGCATATGCAATACGTATATGCTTATACGCTGTTTACTATAGCCCTTGTGATGTCTATAGGCTgtatacacattatatataacTTACTAAATCTTAATAGGCCAAATAATGTGTATGCATTAAATGTATGGGGTAGTAGTCTGTTGAAGGATGTTAAAGCAAAGGATTCCGGTTAACTATTGACATACAATTAGATAAGCACAGTGCTTAAAGTATTGTTCGGATTTTGAGGAGGTTTAGTAAAAAGACAAGATAAGAAACAAAAGACATATCACTGATTTGTGTCAGAGATTTAGGAGAAGAAATTTATTCTGAACCAAAAGTTACACGTTACATGCGATAGAACTTTAAGCCAAAGCACATGTGAGTGATTGTAGATCTATGTTTATCTTCATATTCTCCACTTTCTATTCCCCTGATGTGTATGCTTTTTCACCAGTCAAGAGATGTGGGACAAATGTACAAACGTTCTTGAATTAACATATTTTTGCCTTCTTGGAGATATTTTCAGGATCACATTACACATCAAAACCTCTAATAAAAGCTGTAGTGTTTTAACTGAGCATGTACAAGTACAGCTGTCATAAATCAATGACAAGTGAGGGGAAAACAACCTGATATGACACGTGCAGAAGAGGTGGAGCAGTGGCTGAGGTTGTACTGACCTGCGAGCTTCTTGAAGAATGGGAATAGCGCCATATTGTGACCTGCTGGTGGATAAACACACAAACCTTTGCCTGAGATAACTATTTTTGCCAAAACAAATTctgcttttttctctctctctctgtttctcttctgCTCAAACTGTCTCTTCCTGGAAATGTGCTGTTGAACTCACTGTTTTCCGCCGGTGATTATTTTCTTACTTTGctcctttctctttcttgtCCATATTTTCCACTCCCCTTTCTTCACATATCTTCTTTCTCGCCCCCCCTCCTTTCCCCTCCTTACTTTCCCCCTCAGGCTTTTGCAGTATTCAGTTTTGGAGAAAAACCAAAGCAACCAGATGTGTGTGAAGTCTGAGCTAATAGGAGGAGCTGAGGAGTGGAGAATAAGACACGACAGAACTTAATATACAGTGAAGAGGGAAGTCGATTTTAACATTCTTTCTTCCCTCTCACGTTGGAAGAATGACGATTAACGCTTGACAATGGTTAATCACTCAAAAACTCTTGGGGCAATCTCAATAAATGCTCATATTTTCCTCAAATGCATTTTCCTTACAGTAAGTCCTACTTCACACATGATTTTAAGTCTTTCATGATCCTGTATAGAGGAGAGTTAGTAGGAAGTAGGCAGACATAAGTATTTTAAACCAGGCTGCAGTTTGTCAGCAGGGTGTTGTCATATTCTTTCTGTCCACAAGGTGGAGGCATTAAATAGGAAATTTAATATAACAGTCAGGAGAAAACATCAGAAGACAACGCACTTTAAAAAGtttctaaatattatatataatcatgCTATATTCTGTAAGGATATTAAAAGACAAGTTGTACAAGTATATAGTGTCAAtgatatgtttttttatcaATAAAGAGCGCTCAAGTGGATCCTTATCTAGTTGCTGATGTGATGAAATTTGATGAATATTTTTGAGTGATTGTGAGCGTCTGCAGCCATGCTAACATCATCAGCATGATAACATTCTCACAGTTACAAtgctagcatgctgatgtttcaTAGGTAAAATGTTTACTACACCTGATATTGGGGCTAAATGAAAAGTAAAGTGATCACAAATGTCATTAGGATTTAGcctctggggaacatgaatgtctagatagatagatagatagatagatagatagatagatagatagatactttattgatccccaaggggaaattcaagactagctacaaaatgtcatgacaaTCCATCGACTAgttattgagatatttcagtctggaccaaagaaATGGACCGAACTTCTAGGCTGACACTGTCATCGATTTAGCCAAATGTCTGCTCACTAATGCATCTGCTCCCAATGCTTGTTGTCGTTTCTTGACAAAATCCCATTTGTATTCACATTGCACAcatatgtgatttttttttattgagttgGCTCTGTAGTCCGACAAAAGTACTAAAACTCTAATTCAAATTAAGTTTAATTTCTCACCAAGCACTACATTCTCATTATACCACAGTTTGTTACTTTAGTGCTGCCAGAGGCTCAAACAGACTCATGAGGTCACTTTGCAGTTTATTAAGATAAATGTCATAATTTTTTTGTACATCGATACAGAAATTGCAACATAATATTGGTTTGTGTAAACAACTTtggactgaaaaaaacaaaacaagtaaacAGCACGGGCTACACTAAAGAATGGATAAATTACAGGGTGCATGTGAAGCATTGCCCCAAACATCGTCTTTTTCCTGACACCTTGTTGGCAGAGAAGCGGGGCAGGCAGTTCCAAGCTGGAGGTTGGAGATTCTGCATAGAGGATTCATAGCTATTCATGTCATAAACACTTAAACCAGCATCTGTACATTGATCTACACCATGGGGTGATGAGTATGCACATTTATTACAGCATATTTTAAGGCGTTTAAGATGAATGTGCTTGAAGGTTGTGGTGCAGAGCCCCCTATTCTACAGAGTTTCTGGTCCTTTTCTGAAGTGTAATAGGTCCATtaatatcaaataaataatgacaGAGAAGTAATTGTAATGCAATACTCTGTCAAGGATTCAAGGAACTGTTTGTTGTTGGCATATTGCAGATGATAAACAAACAACATGTTAGCCACTCGCACCTTCACTGAAATACACGGAAGCTTTTTGACAGCAAATATTTTGGCAGTGCTCATTTTTGATTTTTCAGATATTAAGTGAACTACGCCACAAGAAAATAAACTGTTCAAGGGTtcgatactgtatatattatttcCATAAACTATGAGGATCCTTAgaaaaatatttcttttaatgcaGCATTGTACTTAtacaaaattaaacaaatagCACACATGAAGATTAATCTGTAATTTTCCTCCACTTTGAATGTATCGCTATTCTCCAACTGAAAGAAATCCTATCTGTTGTTACTATTACCAGAGTAGAGGTTGcttatattttgtcttttataATAGTGTATTGGTACTGTATAGTCTCATCTGCATACCTTTATAGTATATAATCTTTTACACAATATATTTCTCTTAATACTTAGAAGAGGCCAGAATATGATTTTGTTACTTTCTTGAGCTCTGTTGACACCCTGAGAATAAATCTTTTGTCAACACAGATCAAACATATCAAATTGTGGATTGCTTTTGAATTTTGCTTCATTTTGAATGTATGCTGACTTCAATTTCATGACTTTATGTCAGTTTTTTaaggatgattttttttcctctaaAGTGAGTAGGTGTCCCATAATAGTGTGAAAcatattgaaaataaaacatatgCAATATGAATAGAAATGGAAAAGGTTTTTTGGAAAGTGAAGATTTTAGATGTGTTTTCAAAACCATATTACAATCATTGTCTTTGTATAATATATAGATTATAGAGAGATACTTATACAAAACTTATATTCTAAAGGTGGCATGCTTAAGCAGGCAgtgaagagaagagagacaagGCCTACCCCTCTTTTCTTATGATTTAAATGCTTTCACTTGCACTACATGGAGATACATTGTGTAGCAGAGAGGCCCTAAACAAGTTTTGAATCACGTGTGGACTGGAAATTTTCCATGACTGAATGACATAATTAAATGAAGATTAAAAATGTGAGATATGCAgcatttgcttgtttttttgggggggtgggACTAGTGGAAGAGTTCGCTTTCGTGtatttcttctcttctcctccacTCATCCAATACCCGATCCAATCCCAATGCTTCCTCTCTTCTATTCGCCTTGTTACTCTGCTCCCCAACCAACACGTAACCATGCATCCCCATAATCTTATAtatttcttctcctcttccctctcctcctcccctttccTCAAGGCCTTCAATTACGGTAATCATCTATCATCTCAAACAGGGCCTGCAGCAGTCGGTCATCTCTGTGCCTGTACGGCTTGGTGCTGTAGAAGCCATCAGTGTAGTCACTGTAGACACTGTCCTCGGGGGCCCGGCCCCGGTACTTGTTGATCATGTCCAGAGCCTGGTACAATGATTGAGAGGGGAGTCTTGTTGCAGGAGGAGAGAGGCTCTGGCCCGGCTGCTGTTTCCTCCAGGTGGAGGAGGTCTTGGCTACGGACTGGGGTTGCTGCTGGGCAGGGGTCTGTCTGTTGAAGGCCGTCTGAAGAAGACGCAGCAGGGCCATGGAGGGGGAGTAGGGTGGATTTGAGGGCTTTCTGGGGTCCTTCTCTGGGTTGGAAGGAAGGGAATCTTGTGCAGTCTCAGTCTTTGGAGGTGGATAGGGCTGTGTGGGCTCCTGTGTCaccagacaggcagagaggagacaggttATTGGTGGGTGATGAAAATTGTGAGATAAACATGATTCACAGTGTGTACAACATAACTAttgtctctctctatatatctctatatctatattTTGGTATCATAACAGTTTtataatatgtatttaaaaatacaTATGCATACACTGCAGTCCCAAAGCACCTGAACAGTGacccattttctttatttctggCACAATGGatctaaaatatacaatgactttgaTTGTACTTTTACACTGTGCTAACATTGTGGTTATACAAAGTGCTGCAATTTCTACACTGTTCACCAAATATAGATATAACATACTCAAATTTAAACTGAAAGTCAACACTTTAACCTCATAgttattgttttatttgaaatgtCCTGTAGAGCACATAAAAACAGCTATAAACAATAAGCAATATGTCACTGTGCATACTATACTAACACCGCaatgtatttaatattattatttccaACAATCTGACACATTTGCTCTGTCCTTGAATTCATTTCAAATGAACTAATGACATCCCCATCAGCCTCGGATGTACTTTTTGTTTCGTGCTAAttggcaaatgttagcatgctaacatgctagaCTGGGATGGTAACATGGTCATCATTATACAGTATCTGCTTAAAAGCAGCATATTAGCATTGccactgtgagcatgttagcatgccatacatttagcatttagctcaaagctaggcctggcaaactcaattccttttaaggattcggGTTATTCTGTGTCACTCACTAAACTAATCCGGGATttgcgagtcacttgagtcacttgagtcatcCGAGTGAGtcacgactcaaacaggtttacAAAGCACTGCATTGCCTGAATACAGCCTCATAGAGCTACGagaatgataataataatatataaagtgATAATATCActtagctttttttcttttgttatcaAGTGTAAATTCTAAGTCTAATTCTCTATGACATGACATAACATCTATATGAAATGACATGTTAACATGACACAACATATACCCACTCTCACACATTCCTCTACATCTAAACCAGGTGCTTATTTTGTCATTAACCTTTAGCTTTACATTCTGTTGCCTTGTACTCACCTCCATCATGTCATCCATATGTTCCACACCACGGCGGTCATTCTGCACAGCATTGTAGGGAATGTACACTCTAGGTTTCTTCATGTGCTCTGGCTTCTCTGACGTCCCATGAAGAATCAGCTTCCAGTCCAAAATCTGACCTTCGTTCTGCATACGGCCCGACTGTGAGCGAAAAATAATGTTGGTTGGATCTTAGGAAAAACTGGCAGAAGCTCAGCAGTtgtacaaacaaacaacaaagagCCAAATATCTTCTTTCACCAAATATGTGTGTAACTCACAGTATCTGTGATCTTTAGGGTCCATGTACCAGCAGGATCTTCTCCCCATGTATGGACAGACATGAAGTCCCAGTTCCTGAAGCCATTAGAGGATGTGTCCCTCTCCCGCTCAGCCAGCAGCACTGTGCTTGTACCTGATGGAAAACCCAAACAGATAGATCAGTTGAGAACTTGGTTAATTCACTCaaatgtgtgtatgcgtgtgtgtgtgtgtgtgtgtgtgtgtgtgtgtgagatgtgtgtgtgtgcgtgtgtgtgtgcgtgtgtgtgtgcgtgtgcgtgtgtgtgcgtgtgtgtgtgtgtgtgtgagatgtgtgtgtgtgcgtgtgtgtgtgtgtgcgtgtgtgcgcgtgtgtgtgcgcgtgtgtgtgtgcgtgtgtgtgtgtgtgtgtgtgtgtgtgtgagatgtgtgtgtgtgcgtgtgtgtgtgtgtgtgcgtgtgtgtgtgcgtgtgtgtgtgtgtgtgcgcgtgtgtgtgtgtgtgtgcgtgtgtgtgtgtgtgcgtgtgtgtgtgtgtgtgtgtgtgtgtgtgtgtgtgtgtgtgtgcgtgcacacgTCTCTAACCGGCTGGGGAGGTGAGTGTTATGTGCAGGTCCCCTCTCCTGGTGTATTCAATGCTGGCCTCCACCTGCACATGCTCCAATGAGCGGACTGCGTTCTCTTGCCCTGCACAGGCTTTGGTTGGAATCTCTATAGTGATCTCCCCTGCTGCTTTCAGCTCCCTGTGGGATGCATTAAAATAGCAGGGaatgagacacacaaacagctctCCCGGTAGTTCTTTGGCATTTTCTCATTACTGTTCGTAGGTCAGGTAAACCGCAGCagagtgaaaaagaaaaaaaaaaaaaaaaactactgctACAACTACTGCACACATTATATAGTTCAATGACAATCCCACATTTTGGAAATATCTAAGACATCACCAGCGTACATAAGATGCACAGACAGCTTTGGTCAttcatttgcaaaaacagaTAATCCCCATCTCTCCCAGACATGAATGAAAGGATTTCCGTGTTCAAGCTGGCATAAAGCTGGAGGGGGTTGTAGACCACTAAGCGTTGACGGAAATGTAGAGCCAAATCCTCAGGATTAGACAGGGATGTAGCAAGGTAATGGGGAATCTGGGTATTGGTGCTATTGAGTCTTATAATACAAAGCAAATTGCAAAATGgaaacttaaaggaacacagaaCTCAGTTGGCCGTATGTCTACTGGTGGAACAATGTAAAATCAAATGGCTGTTTCAAGGACAAAGTATAGCAGCTGAGCATTAGCCCTCGATCTTCTTGGTTCATCAATCCATAAAGGAATGCAAACAGAACATCTGTTGAGACAACAGTTGGGGGGGTGGATTATTTCCCATAGTTTGTTGGCAGTTTTTGGATTTAGTTATTTAATCCCATCGTTAACAATTACCATTTATAAGTGTTCAGAATTGATAATTAACCTCAAATTTAAATACTCTCAGCTGTCATTATGAATGAGAGtcatgaattttttttaaatttcattttaATGGCACAGGAAGACCTCCCAGGCTTAAGACCTGTCGAAAAAGCAACAGATGCGGCTTTAATGACACAGATCATCTGTTTGCTTTGTAGAACCTAAAATGTCAGGACAGAAGGAAACAGAACTCTGTCTTTATCTCTTAAATTAGATACTTtgtatgtaaaaatgtaagTGTAGACTGTAACAGTGAATTTTAATAGTTTTGCATTGGGTCACAAATTATACCACACCATTATTATGTATACTAGTTACAACCCCATATATGAGAGATAAGCTGTATTGTGCAGCTATGTGTATCATATAAAAAAACAGTGGCCAAAAATCGTATCGTATGTATCTATCAAAGCAACACACAAAAATCAAAAGGTAGAAGAGAGCAGGTGTAAAACCTTCACATACCTGGGCTGGAAAGAATCATCCCTGACGATGCATTGCTTCTTTTCAGGCACATGCTTCCAAGAGGCCGGGTCAGCGAGGTCCACCAGGGCTTTAGCGTTGAGAAGGCCGAAGCCGAAGCGGCTGTTGACCATCAGCCCCGCTCCATTCCTCTTCCAGCCTGGGTTATTGGCCAAAGGATCGAACTCTGAGGTCCAGACCACAATGTGCTGCAGGTCTCTCCAGGTAAGATCTGGGCTGAAGGAGGGAAGATAGACAGGGAGGCAGACCATTGTAGATTTCATTGGGAATATCACATGTAACACAGGTGTTCAATATGCAGTATTGCATACTTTTGTTCCAGTGCCAGGGCAAATATACCAGCAGCCAGGGGGGCAGAGGCCGATGTTCCAGTGTGAGTCTGAGTGCACTCATTGTGCAGATCAGCACTCGTCTGAAAGCAAGCAGGCAAAGTGCAACATGAAAAAGAAATTCATGTATTAGGATAACATTGAATAACATGACAAGACTACCTAAAGTTACTTGACATGACATAATGTAACATAATATAACAATgtaaaaacataacataacaaaataTCATACCAGGTGTAGTTACTTACAATCCTCTGGTCGGTGTAGTCTCCACTGCTGTATGCTGTAGCCAGAGTGGAGGAGCACTTCTCAGCGTACCACGGGGACAGGCCCTGCTGGGAGGCACTGCTGATTGAGATGGTGTAGATGCTGTCTGTGTAACCGTCACAGTCACAGTTATCGCCCTGGCGCCCACCATTACCTGATGCCCAAACAAAGATAGAGCCTTTTCCACCACGGCCCTTTGGAAGaccagacggagagagagatgaagacgACAAGAAACGCTAGATATGTTTCAGATACTGCCTGATTCTGATACTTCTATGTAACTCAAGCATAAAATAGACACTGTCTAATGTATATCTTTGTTTACACTGGCCTATGGCTTTATTTGTAGCAGCTGAATACATAATCCTTATTGATTCTGTACTGATTCCCATCAATGCTGCAGATAACAGCTCTCATTAGGAATCTCAGTCTAAGATCACACAACTGCCTCTCTTCTCATTTACCTTTTGGATACCGTATTCAAATGCCTTCTGGGCCAGGCGGCCAGGGCCCTCCACTGTCTTGCCATCATCGTTGGGTCCCCAGCTGGCACTGTAGATGTCCACATGGTTTGGATTGAACCCAATAGAGCTGGCCTCGATGGCATCAGTCACAATCCCATCCAGCATACGAATCCCTGAGCAGAGAGATGCAGGAACATCATCAATTTATGGCCACATCGTAAGGATGAAGTAAAGTTGATATCAAATGTTGCAATCCACTAACTcagaaagagaaaatgagaaaatgaaatgcattaaaGCCCTTAATTTAAAGATTATGAATATAATGGCTTTGTTTTAGGGCAGCAAGATCTGCCATGTTCATATTTTAAGATGTCCTAAAAAACACTCTGGCCCTTCAgatgttgcagccctaatattgcAAATCTATTGTTTGGGTGGATTAGAGATCAGTAATTTTGGAGAGTAACAATATGCAATTATCTTGTGAAAAAATCTGACCTTCCCTTATGGGACGACGCCTGCGAGCTAGTTTAGGCAGCCAACTTGAGCTGCACCGCTGTACACACACGTGACCTGCCTCACTCTCCATATCATTTACAAAACACACCCCATCAATTTGGTCTATTTAAGCTACACATTTCCCCATTTCTGCCTTGCCAATGCTGCTGTTGCACCTGTATCGCTGCCTGCTTACTGTATCAATTCTATAATTAGTATGAAAACAAAGGCTCTCAGAGTTTATGCTTCTATTTTTCATGATCTTTTACACTGATTTGagtaataatcatttaaatccCACACAGCAGTGACAGCAACCAGAACTATAAAAATGTTACTCTCAGTCACCAGTCTCTtatttcacacagacacagatttaTTGTTATGTAGCATGCTCAAAAATAGATATTCACGAAGAAAAAGAAGCTCTTACCTCCAACCTTGGAGTTGTATGCCACCCCAACACCACATTTATTGTTGTCTGCCTGCATAGCGATCTCCCCAGCACACCTGGTCCCATGTCTATGAACCAAATTACATGTTTTTATTATACACTTAATTGAAACATGAACTTGTGCTTTTATCACTAATCCTGCATAAGTTCCATACATTCATCAAGTCAGATGAGTGATCGGTTGTgattttgtatatattgtacatatacatgcatatatttacatacaaaTGAAAGTTTCTGCTGTGCTGCTTTTGGCAGGAATCTCACTGCATTGTGTTTCCTTAATGGTTATTTTGGTTTTACCTGCCCTTATTATTTCATACGATGCAAAACTCATTACAAAAGGCCACTTTATTGTTTGATTGCATGACTACTCTAGTAAAAAAGGTCATGTTTAATGCAGAAAATATCGATCGTAACGACAGGGTCATGGAGGTTCTCTGGTTGTGTGGGTCTGTAATCATCCATCTGGAATTATAGGCTTTGAACTGTTAAGTATACTGATAACAAAAGAGCACAGTGCTGTTGGCagagagaagtgtgtgtgtgtgtgtgtgtgtgtgtgtgtgtgtgtgtgtgtgtgtgtgtgtgtgtgtgtgtgtgtgtgtgtatgtgtgacagcTTGCAGAGGGTGAGTCATTAACTTCAGGTATGGAGAAACACTTGGAGAGGAGAAGCACGGGAGGCAGTAAACTGAATCCTGAGTCTTCCAATCCTTTGTATTATAACAGTGAGATGCACCCAGTAATAACCAAACCACCAAACCAGTGTTACAACCAAAATGTCCAGGTAAAGTGAGAATGTCACAGCTCAACAGGTAACTCACTTGTTTTCATTAGTGGAGTCGTATCTGGGGAAAGGGTCCGGGTCGTTGTCGTTGAAATCGTAGCTGGCTGCTGCATCCTTTAAAAACAAGAGACAGAAAATAGGCTGACGTCAGAGTACATCAGTGACGAAGGCTTTAAACGCACATTTGTCCAATCTGCTGTCATGGAGACACATATGATAAGTGACAAGAGGAGAGAGTGTTGTGTCTAAATAGTGAAATGACACATATTGAATGACAATGAGGATATAAGGGTGCTTGTCAACAACCATCTTTTAAAACATGCTGATTGCttgaaaaagtgtttttgccTGAGGGGTTGTGTCCTAGTTTGACACACTGCTACAATGTATGTGGTATGGCAAATCATGTCTTTCCTCTGTTTTTGTCTTCCCCATCATTCTCCTGCactataaaatataattaaatgtaCAAATTATCTTTTTATTAAAGAGGAAATCAGAATGAATGCTTCCTTTCAGTTTCTGGTTCACAGTAACAGCTGTAATATCTGATTTAAATCAGATGCCTGTGACTGTCATTTTAGAATTAATGCGATTGAGTTATGCAAATGCGAGCCGCTCATATGCCTTGATTGTTAGGGATGAGCGTCTCGGATGATTGAGCCTCTTTGATTAATTAGCATTAACTTAATTACAGTGTGAGTTTCCATCAGCCCTGTTGTCATACATTATTTCC
It includes:
- the LOC116034799 gene encoding globoside alpha-1,3-N-acetylgalactosaminyltransferase 1-like isoform X1, which translates into the protein MALFPFFKKLAGPVRVTRIQLVMYCFLLSLIIYFLHGRKAAVSVESSHPIFHALGMDRGRVMTDVKVIKALAPQTPLETPWGAPLVWGDTRKSTWRRAKFANQGTHTGLLAVVLGTYAQFVRRFLSSAEIHFLPGQMVTYYILTDNPRSLDPPILLGPKRQLRVVPVAELPGWDRLARRRMAMLADAIRNPIGREVEYLFCADIDQEFVAPVGEEILGDLVATLHPELYGMPRNAFPYEVEEVSSACVEEDEGDYYYTSELYGGLVSEMYRLARACSLLILQDQANGVMARGFEESYLNRYLIDHRPTCVLSPEYSWWDSALAPDVLVQRLVSLGRNQKRESM
- the LOC116034799 gene encoding globoside alpha-1,3-N-acetylgalactosaminyltransferase 1-like isoform X2: MALFPFFKKLADFLHGRKAAVSVESSHPIFHALGMDRGRVMTDVKVIKALAPQTPLETPWGAPLVWGDTRKSTWRRAKFANQGTHTGLLAVVLGTYAQFVRRFLSSAEIHFLPGQMVTYYILTDNPRSLDPPILLGPKRQLRVVPVAELPGWDRLARRRMAMLADAIRNPIGREVEYLFCADIDQEFVAPVGEEILGDLVATLHPELYGMPRNAFPYEVEEVSSACVEEDEGDYYYTSELYGGLVSEMYRLARACSLLILQDQANGVMARGFEESYLNRYLIDHRPTCVLSPEYSWWDSALAPDVLVQRLVSLGRNQKRESM
- the pcsk1 gene encoding neuroendocrine convertase 1: MEVRCRPAVMCCVFAILFSVVPRSLESSYRDRQYLNEWAVEIPGGLAAAEGIARELDYKLVRQIGALEDHFLFKHRNHPSRMKRSASHITRRLSEDDRVLWAEQQYEKRRSKRASLGECRDCPVDKLFDDPMWNQQWYLQDTRTSSSLPKLDLHVIPVWQKGITGKGVVITVLDDGLEWNHTDIYSNYDAAASYDFNDNDPDPFPRYDSTNENKHGTRCAGEIAMQADNNKCGVGVAYNSKVGGIRMLDGIVTDAIEASSIGFNPNHVDIYSASWGPNDDGKTVEGPGRLAQKAFEYGIQKGRGGKGSIFVWASGNGGRQGDNCDCDGYTDSIYTISISSASQQGLSPWYAEKCSSTLATAYSSGDYTDQRITSADLHNECTQTHTGTSASAPLAAGIFALALEQNPDLTWRDLQHIVVWTSEFDPLANNPGWKRNGAGLMVNSRFGFGLLNAKALVDLADPASWKHVPEKKQCIVRDDSFQPRELKAAGEITIEIPTKACAGQENAVRSLEHVQVEASIEYTRRGDLHITLTSPAGTSTVLLAERERDTSSNGFRNWDFMSVHTWGEDPAGTWTLKITDTSGRMQNEGQILDWKLILHGTSEKPEHMKKPRVYIPYNAVQNDRRGVEHMDDMMEEPTQPYPPPKTETAQDSLPSNPEKDPRKPSNPPYSPSMALLRLLQTAFNRQTPAQQQPQSVAKTSSTWRKQQPGQSLSPPATRLPSQSLYQALDMINKYRGRAPEDSVYSDYTDGFYSTKPYRHRDDRLLQALFEMIDDYRN